A stretch of Polypterus senegalus isolate Bchr_013 chromosome 5, ASM1683550v1, whole genome shotgun sequence DNA encodes these proteins:
- the LOC120529795 gene encoding threonine synthase-like 1 — protein MLIRMIPVLSNSVTKVLHFRKRLFSRCSINIITSTFRKASLSKLASHIGEKNLLIIGPPGAGKTTAGRIIGQKLGLPFIDVDDDVLEKAWDMPVSQKLSEVGGERFLEEEGKALLNFSSLGCVISMSGSNPLHPASMHHMKGNGIVVYLDVDNEDIMRRMEKMKVDRIVGQTSNCSMRDILRYRQQFYRQWFDLRVLCGTGDTAEDVCEKILKDLKRYFECETFVSTRSAPSEIPQKYFCDITVEGLAPDGGLYVPSKDDTRLSAGEWQRLIGMSFPERAQVLLEKSIHPVDVNPIQLMKMVEKAYGKNFNCSKVAPIRHLVDDQYVQELFHGPTASFKDMALQLMPQIFAYSIPQTCNHLILVATSGDTGSAVLDGFSMLCNADKQRIAVLVLFPENGISPIQKKQITSYRQENVKAVGVNSDFDFCQKAIKHLFSNPAFNGFLATEYGVSLSTANSINWARLLPQIVYHCSAYLDLIDQGVISLGDPIDVCIPTGNFGNFLSAMYAKKMGIPIRKFICASNQNNVLTDFMKTGVYDLRNRKLHISASPAIDILKSSNLERFIHLISKGDWQLVQDLYSQLDSQNHFIVPKPVLESIRENCLAGWCSENECFATIHSVFTKTGYILDPHTAVAKTVADRLQGGTCPVVISSTAHHAKFAPAVLRSLMVKELSSCPLDQLQQIHSLNPLPVSHKPLMDSLRRAENMEHEVCEADIETVSEKVEEFVHNTFMRQRV, from the coding sequence ATGCTGATCAGAATGATTCCCGTTTTAAGCAATTCTGTTACTAAAGTACTTCACTTCAGAAAACGACTGTTCAGCAGATGTTCCATAAATATTATAACATCCACCTTCAGGAAAGCATCTCTCTCAAAGCTGGCCTCACACATTGGAGAAAAGAACCTTTTGATAATCGGCCCTCCTGGCGCAGGCAAAACTACAGCAGGTAGAATTATTGGGCAGAAGCTGGGATTGCCTTTCATTGATGTGGATGACGATGTTCTAGAGAAGGCCTGGGATATGCCTGTTTCACAGAAACTCTCAGAGGTTGGCGGGGAAAGATTTTTGGAGGAGGAAGGCAAGGCTCTTTTGAACTTCAGCTCATTGGGTTGTGTCATTTCTATGTCTGGATCCAACCCTTTGCACCCAGCGAGCATGCATCACATGAAGGGCAACGGAATAGTGGTATACCTCGATGTGGACAATGAAGATATCATGAGGAGAATGGAGAAGATGAAGGTTGATAGGATTGTTGGACAAACCTCAAATTGCTCCATGAGAGACATTCTTCGTTACCGTCAACAGTTTTACAGACAGTGGTTTGACCTACGTGTGCTCTGTGGTACCGGTGACACAGCAGAAGATGTGTGTGAAAAGATCTTGAAAGATCTGAAGCGATATTTTGAATGTGAGACGTTTGTTTCCACTAGAAGTGCCCCTTCAGAAATACCCCAAAAGTATTTCTGTGATATTACAGTTGAAGGTCTGGCACCTGATGGTGGGCTATACGTTCCTTCAAAAGATGACACGCGACTCTCTGCAGGGGAGTGGCAAAGGCTGATTGGCATGTCTTTTCCTGAAAGAGCACAGGTTTTGCTTGAGAAATCCATCCACCCTGTTGATGTGAACCCTATTCAGCTGATGAAAATGGTGGAGAAGGCGTATGGAAAGAATTTTAACTGCAGTAAGGTTGCACCTATAAGGCATCTGGTTGATGATCAGTATGTTCAGGAGCTCTTTCATGGTCCTACTGCTTCCTTCAAGGACATGGCTTTGCAACTTATGCCTCAAATATTTGCCTACAGCATTCCACAAACTTGTAATCATTTAATCCTAGTCGCCACATCTGGAGATACGGGAAGCGCAGTCCTTGATGGATTTAGCATGCTTTGCAATGCTGATAAGCAACGGATTGCTGTTCTGGTATTATTTCCTGAAAATGGCATAAGTCCaatccagaaaaaacaaataaccaGTTATAGGCAAGAAAATGTGAAAGCAGTGGGTGTCAACTCCGATTTTGATTTTTGTCAAAAGGCAATCAAACATCTCTTCTCTAATCCTGCATTCAATGGCTTCCTGGCTACGGAATATGGCGTGTCCCTCAGCACGGCCAACTCTATCAACTGGGCCCGGTTGCTTCCACAAATAGTCTATCATTGCTCTGCCTACCTGGACCTAATTGATCAAGGTGTCATATCGCTTGGAGATCCCATTGATGTCTGTATTCCTACAGGaaattttgggaattttttgTCTGCTATGTATGCAAAGAAAATGGGAATTCCTATCCGGAAGTTTATCTGCGCCTCCAATCAGAACAACGTACTTACAGATTTCATGAAGACCGGGGTGTACGATCTGAGAAACAGAAAGCTTCACATCTCGGCTTCCCCTGCCATCGATATATTGAAGTCTTCCAATCTTGAACGTTTTATACATCTTATTTCAAAAGGTGATTGGCAGCTGGTGCAGGATTTATATTCCCAATTGGATAGTCAGAACCACTTTATTGTGCCAAAACCTGTCTTGGAAAGCATTCGTGAAAATTGCTTGGCAGGTTGGTGTTCGGAAAATGAGTGTTTCGCAACAATCCATTCAGTTTTTACCAAAACTGGATACATCCTTGATCCTCACACGGCTGTGGCCAAAACTGTCGCTGATCGTTTACAGGGTGGGACTTGTCCTGTTGTGATTTCTTCTACGGCTCACCATGCAAAGTTTGCCCCTGCTGTTCTACGGTCCTTAATGGTTAAAGAATTAAGCAGTTGTCCACTCGATCAGCTCCAGCAGATTCACTCTTTAAATCCATTGCCCGTTTCCCATAAACCTTTAATGGACTCCCTGAGAAGGGCAGAAAATATGGAACATGAAGTTTGTGAAGCGGACATTGAAACTGTCAGTGAAAAAGTGGAAGAGTTTGTGCACAATACGTTTATGAGGCAGAGAGTGTAA